In the Nevskiales bacterium genome, one interval contains:
- the aroK gene encoding shikimate kinase AroK, with the protein MAQKSNIFLIGPMGAGKTTVGKRLAKLKGMRFKDSDHEIEQRTGVDIGFIFEKEGEAGFRRREREVIAELTQETGLVLATGGGAVLDPDNRRDLSARGFVVYLCTPVAQQLERTRYSKHRPLLQVEDPRQRLEELMAQRDPLYRETADMVINTEGLQAPQLVQLIDERLATLSTE; encoded by the coding sequence ATGGCCCAGAAATCCAATATCTTCCTGATCGGCCCGATGGGTGCCGGCAAGACCACGGTCGGCAAGCGCCTGGCCAAACTCAAGGGCATGCGCTTCAAGGATTCGGACCACGAGATCGAGCAGCGCACCGGCGTGGACATCGGCTTCATCTTCGAGAAAGAGGGCGAGGCCGGCTTCCGGCGCCGCGAGCGCGAGGTGATCGCCGAGCTGACCCAGGAGACGGGGCTGGTCCTGGCCACCGGCGGCGGTGCGGTACTGGATCCCGATAACCGCCGCGACCTGTCCGCGCGCGGCTTCGTAGTCTATCTCTGCACGCCGGTGGCGCAGCAGCTGGAGCGCACCCGCTACAGCAAGCACCGCCCGCTGCTGCAGGTCGAAGATCCGCGCCAGCGGCTGGAGGAACTGATGGCCCAGCGCGATCCTCTGTACCGTGAAACCGCCGACATGGTCATCAACACGGAAGGCCTGCAGGCGCCCCAGCTGGTGCAGCTGATCGACGAGCGCCTGGCGACGCTCTCGACCGAATAG